A region of the Fibrobacter sp. UBA4297 genome:
TAGCCTCGTAAGCCATACCGCCCGTCATGGAGCCATCTCCAATGACAGCGACCACGTTGTTGTTGCGGTTGAAATGGTCACGCGCAACGGCAAAACCAAGAGCCGCAGAAATAGACGTCGTGGCGTGGCCCGCCCCGAAGCAGTCGTAAACGCTTTCGTTCCTCTTGAGGAAGCCGGAAATGCCTCCCTGCTGGCGCAAGGTATCGAACCGGTCATAGCGGCCGGTCAATAACTTATGCACGTACGCCTGGTGCCCCACGTCCCAAACGATCTTATCGTCGGGTGCGTTGAACACGTAGTGCAGCGCAAGAGTCAGTTCAACAACGCCAAGGCTCGACGCCAAATGACCACCGTGCTTAGCCACTTGACCAATGATGGTCTCGCGGATCTGCGCGGCGAGATGGTTCAGTTCCTCGACGGAACAGTGCTTCAAGTCCTGAGGCGACTTAACGTCTTTCAGTTCCATTTATTTCACTCGCGTGATGATGTATGCCGCTATAGAACGGAGGATGGAGGTATCGCATGTAAGGCCATCCAAAGCCTTGATGGATTCCTCGTAGAGTTCCCTAGCGCGTTCCCTAGACTTTTCCAGTCCAACGATGGACGGGTAAGTTGCCTTGCCCTTTTCGATGTCAGACCCGGCGTCCTTGCCAAGTTCTTCGGTCGTAGAGACAATGTCCAGAATGTCATCCACAATCTGGAAGGCAAGCCCGATGGAGCGGCCATAGTTGCGGATGATTTCCATATCCTTTTCGCTTGCATCGGCAAGCATTGCACCCACGAGGAGAGCAGCTTCGATGAGGGCTGCCGTCTTGTGGTAGTGAATGTAATCAACAATTTCGAGGTCGACAGTCTTGCCTTCGCATTCGATGTCGGTCATTTCGCCACCGATCATGCCGTACGTGCCGAGCAAGTGTGCAAGGACTTCGATAGCCTTTGCGTTACCGGTCTTGCCCATCATCTCGAAGGCGTGGATGCAGAGGGCGTCGCCTGCCATCACGGCAGTAGCTTCGCCAAACTTCTTGTGGCTTGTGAGCTTTCCACGGCGGTAGTCGTCGTTATCGACGCACGGAAGGTCATCGTGGATAAGGCTGAACGTGTGGAGCATTTCGAGAGCGCTCGTTGCAAGCCAAATCTTGTCTCCCTTGCCGCCAAACATGTCAAACGCGGCCTTGGCAAGTCCCGGGCGGAGTCGCTTGCCGCCTGCGAACATGGAATAGCGCATAGCCTCGTGCAAACGGCACGGACGGTCCTTTACTGGGGGGAGATGTTCATCAAACTTCGCCTCGGCATCTTTGGCGATGCGGGCGAGATATTCCTGAGCAATTTTTGCTTCTGATTCAATAGACTGCATGTGCACAAAGATACTTAATTCGAGGCGCACTTAAAAGGTCTAATTTTTAGAAAAGAGCGCCATAAAGCACTATATCGTCCAGATAGAATTCTGTTCCATTTCTTACGAAGAAATGCAGCTGGCGGACATCGTCCTTGAGCGTATTCCAGGCGATAAAGCAATTTTCATTATCCTGGGCGGTATAGCACAGGTCATCGTATTTCACGACGTAACGCGTCCATTTCTGCGAATTCAGGTCCTTCCATTCCGAGGCAGCCTTGAGCGAGAGCCCTGCGACTTCGGATTCACGGGTCCAGTTTTCAAGAGACACGCGAATCTGGCCCGAGCCCTTGGCATAGAACGAAATAGAATCGAGCGTGGAGAGGTTCCAGCCTTCGTCGCGGAGGAACATACCCGTCAGGACCCAAGCGTAAGTATTGTTCGTACCGATCAGATTATACTTGCCATGGAACACTTTAGACTTGCGTTCCTTATCATCTTCAAAGGCCTTGGAAACAACCTTGGAGCCGATGGAATCCACGCTAAAGTACCAGCTCGTCGTATCCTTTTCGATATCCTCGAAGTCCTGCATCACGACATACGGGTAATCGAAATCAGCAGAGCCCTTGGAAGGCGCAATGCGCTTTGTTACATACAAGCTATCTTTAGTAGTGACAACATAGATATCAAGCGAA
Encoded here:
- a CDS encoding polyprenyl synthetase family protein; this translates as MQSIESEAKIAQEYLARIAKDAEAKFDEHLPPVKDRPCRLHEAMRYSMFAGGKRLRPGLAKAAFDMFGGKGDKIWLATSALEMLHTFSLIHDDLPCVDNDDYRRGKLTSHKKFGEATAVMAGDALCIHAFEMMGKTGNAKAIEVLAHLLGTYGMIGGEMTDIECEGKTVDLEIVDYIHYHKTAALIEAALLVGAMLADASEKDMEIIRNYGRSIGLAFQIVDDILDIVSTTEELGKDAGSDIEKGKATYPSIVGLEKSRERARELYEESIKALDGLTCDTSILRSIAAYIITRVK